A DNA window from Trichosurus vulpecula isolate mTriVul1 chromosome 2, mTriVul1.pri, whole genome shotgun sequence contains the following coding sequences:
- the CLDN18 gene encoding claudin-18, with amino-acid sequence MSTTSCQMMGFMLSMLGLAGCIAATGLDMWSTQDLYDNPVTSVFQYEGLWRSCVTQSSGFTECRPYYTILGLPAMLQAVRALMIVGIVLGVIGLLVSIFALKCIRIGNMDDSAKAKMTLTSGIMFIVSGICAIAGVSVFANMLVTNFWMSSASMYSGMSGMVQTVQTRGLFKESSTV; translated from the exons ATGTCAACAACCTCTTGCCAAATGATGGGATTCATGCTGTCTATGCTGGGATTGGCAGGGTGCATTGCTGCCACAGGGCTAGACATGTGGAGCACTCAGGACTTGTATGACAACCCAGTCACATCTGTGTTCCagtatgaagggctttggaggAGCTGTGTGACGCAGAGCTCTGGTTTTACTGAGTGTCGACCGTATTACACTATTCTTGGTCTTCCAG ctatgttgCAAGCCGTGAGAGCCCTAATGATTGTAGGCATTGTCCTGGGTGTCATTGGTCTTCTAGTATCCATCTTTGCCCTGAAATGTATTCGGATTGGCAACATGGATGATTCTGCCAAGGCCAAGATGactctgacctctggaataatGTTCATTGTGTCAG GTATTTGTGCTATTGCTGGAGTGTCTGTTTTTGCAAACATGCTGGTCACTAACTTCTGGATGTCCTCAGCTAGCATGTACTCAGGAATGAGTGGGATGGTACAGACAGTTCAGACCAG GGGTCTCTTCAAAGAGTCTTCAACAGTGTAA